One window of Esox lucius isolate fEsoLuc1 chromosome 25, fEsoLuc1.pri, whole genome shotgun sequence genomic DNA carries:
- the pi4k2b gene encoding phosphatidylinositol 4-kinase type 2-beta, translating to MMSECDPNETDPVLADIGPVAAAVKFNLPEPPTAVLFDRNTVTLASGTNPGVAVRISGSCESILTELEADGSGEETLLLPCLSGSTSSTRGARQKRTRRNRQSSSSDKENLSSPGNSSGEMNHFPDDPVFGDIIQRAEQAIESGVFPERISQGSSGSYFVKDPKGKIIGVFKPKSEEPYGHLNPKWTKYFHKLCCPCCFGRGCLIPNQGYLSEAAASLVDTKLGLGVVPKTKVVYLVSETFHYNAIDRAKSRGKKYALEKVPKVGRHFHRVGLPPKVGSFQLFVEGYHEADYWLRRFEAEPLPENIRKQLQSQFERLVILDYVIRNTDRGNDNWLMKYEKPGGEEGEKDPEKPERSDPAIQIAAIDNGLAFPFKHPDEWRAYPFHWAWLPQAKVPFSQETREQVLSRLSDMNFVQDLCEDLYEMFKTDRGFDKTMFEKQMSVMRGQILNLSQALKDNKTPIQLVQMPRVVVERSRTGGHGRVVTLGTAFTQTFHCKRPFFSSW from the exons ATGATGTCAGAATGCGACCCAAACGAGACCGATCCGGTGCTGGCTGACATAGGTCCGGTCGCCGCCGCGGTCAAATTTAATTTGCCTGAGCCACCGACGGCAGTATTGTTTGATCGGAATACAGTCACTTTGGCGTCCGGGACAAACCCAGGTGTCGCGGTTCGGATCTCCGGCTCATGCGAAAGCATCCTAACCGAATTGGAGGCGGACGGTTCTGGAGAAGAGACTCTGTTGTTGCCTTGTTTATCCGGGAGTACGTCGTCAACCCGGGGCGCGAGGCAGAAGAGGACGAGGCGGAACCGACAGAGCTCATCTTCTGATAAAGAGAACCTTTCGTCCCCAG GTAACAGTAGTGGCGAGATGAATCATTTCCCAGAtgacccagtgtttggtgacaTCATTCAGAGGGCAGAGCAAGCTATTGAGAGTGGAGTCTTCCCCGAGAGGATCTCTCAGGGTTCCAGTGGGAGCTACTTCGTCAAAGATCCCAAAGGG AAAATCATTGGTGTTTTCAAACCAAAGTCAGAGGAGCCTTATGGTCACCTCAACCCTAAATGGACCAAGTACTTTCACAAG CTCTGCTGTCCGTGTTGTTTTGGGCGTGGCTGCCTGATCCCCAATCAAGGTTATCTCTCTGAGGCCGCCGCCTCCCTGGTGGACACCAAGCTGGGGCTGGGGGTGGTGCCCAAaactaag gtgGTGTATTTAGTTAGTGAGACTTTTCACTACAACGCCATCGACAGAGCCAAGTCCAGAGGCAAAAAGTACGCCCTGGAGAAGGTCCCCAAAGTAGGGCGTCACTTCCACAGAGTGGGCCTCCCACCGAAG gTGGGTTCTTTCCAGCTGTTTGTGGAGGGTTACCATGAAGCAGACTATTGGTTGAGGCGCTTTGAGGCAGAGCCTCTTCCGGAGAACATCAGGAAACAGCTGCAGTCTCAGTTTGAGAGGCTGGTTATTCTGGACTATGTCATAAGgaacacag ACAGAGGGAATGACAACTGGTTGATGAAGTATGAGAAGcctggaggagaagagggggaaaAG GACCCAGAGAAACCCGAGAGAAGTGATCCAGCCATTCAGATAGCAGCTATAGACAACGGGTTGGCCTTCCCCTTCAAACACCCAGATGAATGGAGAGCCT ACCCGTTCCATTGGGCGTGGCTTCCCCAGGCCAAGGTGCCTTTCTCCCAGGAGACAAGAGAGCAGGTGCTGTCTCGTCTGTCGGACATGAACTTTGTCCAGGACCTCTGTGAGGACCTCTACGAGATGTTTAAG acagacagaggatttGACAAGACTATGTTTGAGAAGCAAATGTCAGTCATGAGAGGACAG ATATTGAACCTGAGCCAGGCGCTGAAGGATAATAAGACGCCCATCCAGTTGGTCCAGATGCCCCGGGTCGTAGTGGAGCGGAGCCGCACAGGAGGTCACGGCAGGGTCGTCACCTTGGGGACAGCTTTCACCCAAACCTTCCACTGCAAAAGACCCTTCTTCTCTTCCTGGTAG